In Chlorogloeopsis sp. ULAP01, the following are encoded in one genomic region:
- a CDS encoding family 1 glycosylhydrolase, with amino-acid sequence MSDRYSPLPESFLFGVASADHQCEAYDARFEDIRDVWERRRALTPRGQATDFWNRYAEDIGLAKSLGCKAFRFSIAWSRVEPEPGKFDDAAFEHYRQVIETIRSYGMEPIVTLHHFTHPLHVEGRGGLTAEEFPAIFASYATEAAKRLGDLVRYWITFNEPSQLIYGYVKPWWERAYFMPPGLPRGASMSQQMAAVGDLMRNLFIAHTRARAIIKQFNPDAQVGANPMLLGLPLWLQKIVDLNVTRLRSREDLINQGKRFTERALLEKGQVDVVIATLTATPERGEQVAFSEVYYLAGETLLVKSQSQIQELSDVAGKKVAVIQGSTAETNIYALLPNTDVVVLPDYEEALRALDYDQIAAILADDIILLGIMQQHPKQYRFVNHRLTEEPYAAAVVKGDRFLLNAVDVAVRRFKESGAWAESFARYFPGEPLPELPRMGRRSTLGDISGRDTDKETRRQGDAGTRRHGDAENSFATTFLPLAEPGTPLRRIQDRGYLIVAVKDNVPGFGYRDPKTGEFSGLEIDLARAVAEEIFGDRNKIQFRPVKTAERLPLLRSIISIFDPLQKIFSILSTSLTSNWWHLGMAGKLPEFLCPKDCVDQQDFVGFDYYWGISNLRINRVKQLMDAAFGRFNNAPVWSGVLYDMLKFHAQLFPGKEILIVENGCVEIADGVKREEYIRRHLAEVQRAYNDGVKVAGYICWSATSNREWGLKFGPASDFGLYHVDLDKDPELKRLPTAAAIAYKEIIQKRGV; translated from the coding sequence ATGAGCGATCGCTACTCACCTCTACCAGAATCATTTCTGTTTGGTGTTGCTTCTGCCGATCACCAATGCGAAGCTTACGATGCTCGTTTTGAGGATATTCGCGATGTTTGGGAACGCCGCCGCGCTCTCACACCACGAGGTCAAGCAACTGATTTTTGGAACCGCTATGCTGAAGATATTGGCCTCGCTAAATCCCTTGGTTGCAAGGCATTCCGCTTTTCGATCGCTTGGTCGCGAGTGGAACCTGAGCCAGGGAAGTTTGACGATGCAGCCTTCGAGCACTACCGCCAAGTCATTGAAACGATCCGTTCCTATGGAATGGAACCAATTGTTACTTTACACCACTTTACCCATCCATTACACGTAGAAGGGCGGGGTGGTTTAACTGCTGAGGAGTTTCCGGCTATTTTTGCCAGCTACGCCACAGAAGCAGCTAAACGTCTGGGCGATTTAGTCCGCTACTGGATTACCTTTAACGAACCGAGCCAACTCATTTACGGCTACGTCAAACCTTGGTGGGAAAGGGCTTATTTTATGCCTCCCGGTTTACCTCGCGGTGCTTCGATGTCACAGCAGATGGCAGCAGTGGGCGATTTGATGCGAAATTTATTTATAGCCCACACCAGAGCTAGAGCGATAATTAAGCAATTCAACCCAGATGCCCAAGTCGGGGCAAACCCAATGTTACTTGGTTTACCTCTGTGGTTGCAAAAAATAGTGGATCTCAATGTGACTCGGCTTCGTAGTAGAGAAGATTTGATTAATCAAGGTAAACGTTTCACTGAACGAGCCTTGCTAGAAAAAGGGCAAGTTGACGTAGTTATTGCTACTTTAACCGCCACCCCAGAGCGAGGAGAACAAGTGGCGTTTTCCGAGGTTTACTATCTGGCAGGTGAAACCTTACTCGTGAAGTCCCAGAGCCAGATTCAAGAACTGAGTGATGTGGCTGGTAAAAAAGTGGCAGTCATACAAGGCAGTACTGCTGAAACAAATATCTACGCACTTCTTCCCAATACAGATGTGGTAGTACTGCCAGATTATGAAGAAGCCCTCAGAGCGCTAGATTACGACCAAATCGCTGCCATCTTGGCTGATGACATAATTTTGTTAGGAATAATGCAGCAGCATCCGAAACAGTATCGATTTGTAAACCATCGCTTGACAGAAGAACCCTACGCTGCCGCTGTAGTCAAAGGCGATCGCTTCTTGCTCAATGCTGTAGATGTAGCAGTGCGGCGTTTCAAAGAATCTGGAGCTTGGGCAGAAAGTTTTGCTCGTTACTTCCCCGGTGAACCTTTACCAGAACTACCTCGGATGGGACGACGTTCTACTCTTGGTGATATCAGCGGCAGAGACACAGACAAGGAGACAAGGAGACAAGGAGACGCGGGGACGCGGAGACACGGGGACGCGGAGAATTCTTTTGCCACTACTTTTCTCCCACTTGCCGAACCGGGAACACCGTTGCGTCGCATTCAAGACAGGGGTTATTTAATTGTTGCCGTAAAAGACAACGTACCTGGATTTGGCTACCGCGATCCGAAGACGGGTGAGTTCAGCGGTTTAGAAATTGATTTAGCGCGGGCAGTAGCAGAAGAAATTTTTGGCGATCGCAATAAAATTCAGTTTCGTCCCGTCAAGACTGCGGAACGCCTACCGTTGCTGCGCTCTATTATCAGCATCTTCGATCCCTTGCAAAAGATTTTTAGCATCCTGTCAACCTCCCTAACTAGTAACTGGTGGCATCTAGGCATGGCAGGGAAATTACCAGAATTTCTCTGTCCCAAAGATTGCGTCGATCAGCAGGATTTTGTCGGTTTTGATTATTACTGGGGTATTAGCAATTTGCGAATTAACCGCGTTAAGCAGTTAATGGATGCAGCCTTTGGACGTTTTAATAATGCGCCTGTCTGGTCTGGCGTGCTTTATGATATGCTCAAGTTCCACGCCCAGCTGTTCCCCGGTAAAGAAATTTTGATTGTTGAGAATGGTTGCGTTGAAATAGCAGATGGTGTGAAGCGAGAAGAGTATATCCGCCGCCACTTAGCGGAAGTGCAGCGAGCTTATAACGATGGCGTAAAAGTAGCAGGTTATATTTGCTGGAGTGCCACCTCTAACCGGGAGTGGGGACTGAAATTCGGCCCGGCAAGTGATTTTGGATTGTATCACGTAGATCTTGACAAAGATCCAGAATTAAAACGCCTGCCTACTGCCGCAGCGATCGCATATAAGGAGATTATTCAAAAACGGGGTGTGTGA
- the ilvA gene encoding threonine ammonia-lyase, biosynthetic, with protein MLCDYLVQILTARVYDVALETPLEIAPNLSARLNNKLLLKREDMQSVFSFKLRGAYNKMVNLPPDLLAQGVIAASAGNHAQGVALGARRLGTRAIIVMPVTTPQVKVDAVKARGGEVVLHGDTYDDAYAYARKLEAEKGLTFIHPFDDPYVIAGQGTIGMEILRQYQKPIHAIFVAIGGGGLISGIAAYVKRLRPEIKIIGVEPVDADAMHQSLKAGKRVRLSQVGLFADGVAVREVGEETFHLCQEYVDDIILVDTDDTCAAIKDVFEDTRSIVEPAGALAIAGAKAYVEREQIEGQTLVAIACGANMNFDRLRFVAERAELGERREAIFAVTIPEEAGSLRKFCQCIGKRNLTEFNYRIADEKEAHIFVGVQIEKRADRAKMVANFEECGFKTIDLTDDELTKLHLRHMVGGRSPLAHNELLYRFEFPERPGALMKFVDSMSPNWNISMFHYRNNGADYGRIVVGIQVPPHEMEEWQAFLDTLGYRYWDENKNPAYKLFLG; from the coding sequence ATGCTCTGCGATTATTTGGTACAAATTCTGACTGCCCGCGTGTACGATGTTGCCCTGGAAACACCACTAGAAATTGCTCCAAACCTTTCGGCAAGACTCAATAATAAACTCCTGCTCAAGCGTGAGGATATGCAGTCAGTATTTTCCTTTAAGCTGCGGGGTGCTTATAACAAAATGGTGAACCTGCCACCAGACTTGCTAGCACAAGGTGTAATTGCTGCCTCTGCTGGAAACCATGCTCAGGGAGTAGCTCTTGGTGCTCGTCGCCTGGGAACGCGGGCAATTATTGTTATGCCAGTAACTACGCCCCAAGTGAAGGTAGATGCAGTTAAAGCACGTGGAGGCGAGGTGGTTTTGCATGGGGATACTTACGACGATGCCTATGCCTATGCTCGAAAATTAGAGGCAGAAAAGGGCTTGACGTTTATTCACCCCTTTGACGATCCATACGTAATTGCCGGGCAGGGAACAATTGGGATGGAAATTTTGCGGCAATATCAAAAACCCATCCATGCAATTTTTGTAGCGATTGGGGGTGGCGGATTAATTTCTGGGATTGCGGCATACGTGAAACGGTTGCGCCCGGAAATCAAGATTATTGGGGTTGAGCCAGTAGATGCCGATGCCATGCATCAATCCCTCAAAGCTGGAAAACGAGTGCGCTTGTCTCAGGTGGGTTTATTTGCCGATGGTGTGGCAGTGCGTGAGGTGGGTGAAGAAACTTTTCATCTGTGTCAGGAATATGTGGATGACATTATTCTGGTCGATACGGATGACACTTGTGCGGCAATTAAAGACGTTTTTGAAGATACGCGATCGATTGTAGAGCCTGCGGGAGCATTGGCGATCGCTGGTGCAAAAGCCTACGTAGAACGAGAACAAATCGAGGGACAAACTTTAGTTGCGATCGCTTGCGGTGCTAACATGAATTTCGATCGCCTGCGTTTTGTTGCAGAACGAGCAGAGTTGGGCGAACGCCGCGAAGCCATCTTTGCAGTCACAATTCCGGAAGAGGCGGGTAGTCTGCGTAAGTTTTGCCAATGCATAGGCAAGCGCAATCTAACTGAGTTTAACTATCGCATCGCCGATGAGAAAGAGGCACATATTTTTGTAGGCGTGCAAATTGAAAAGCGTGCCGATAGGGCAAAGATGGTTGCAAATTTTGAAGAGTGCGGTTTCAAAACCATTGATTTAACCGATGACGAACTCACCAAACTGCACCTGCGGCACATGGTAGGTGGACGTTCTCCCCTTGCTCATAATGAATTACTATATCGTTTCGAGTTTCCCGAACGCCCTGGTGCATTAATGAAGTTTGTGGATTCCATGAGTCCTAACTGGAATATTAGTATGTTCCACTACCGCAACAATGGAGCAGATTACGGGCGAATTGTTGTCGGTATTCAAGTGCCTCCCCATGAGATGGAAGAATGGCAAGCATTTCTCGATACCTTGGGCTATCGTTACTGGGATGAGAATAAGAATCCGGCATATAAGTTGTTTTTAGGGTAG
- a CDS encoding DUF433 domain-containing protein, translating to MQAVTDIGKLIVCTPGICGGRPRIDGSRITVQYVVNEIKSGITPEEILEDKPYLTLASIYTALAYYYANKEALDTEFAAYNEECRHLEVEYRKAN from the coding sequence ATGCAAGCAGTCACAGATATTGGCAAGCTGATTGTCTGCACACCGGGAATCTGTGGTGGACGTCCTCGAATTGACGGTAGCCGCATTACGGTTCAGTACGTTGTCAATGAGATAAAATCAGGTATAACACCTGAAGAAATTCTGGAAGATAAGCCTTACTTAACACTTGCAAGCATCTATACGGCTTTAGCCTATTACTACGCCAATAAAGAAGCACTAGATACTGAATTTGCAGCCTATAACGAAGAATGTCGTCACCTTGAAGTTGAATACAGAAAAGCTAACTAA
- a CDS encoding DUF5615 family PIN-like protein, whose translation MSKIRLYLDEDTIKAALVKALRNADLDIITVADVGRLGYSDEEQLIWAKEQARVIYSFNIGDFCRLHHDFIVQAKSHAGIILAFQQHFSIGQQLRGLLKLAAENSVEDMTNQLIFLSTYIDLA comes from the coding sequence TTGAGTAAAATTCGCCTGTACTTGGATGAAGATACTATCAAGGCTGCACTTGTAAAAGCCTTACGAAATGCGGATCTAGATATTATCACAGTTGCGGATGTTGGCAGATTAGGATATTCTGACGAAGAGCAACTTATTTGGGCAAAAGAGCAAGCACGAGTAATTTACAGCTTCAACATAGGAGACTTTTGCCGATTGCATCATGACTTTATTGTTCAGGCAAAAAGTCATGCTGGGATTATTCTTGCATTTCAACAACACTTCTCCATAGGTCAACAGTTACGAGGGTTGCTGAAACTGGCAGCAGAAAATTCTGTTGAGGATATGACCAACCAATTAATATTTTTGAGCACTTATATTGATTTAGCCTGA
- a CDS encoding pentapeptide repeat-containing protein, whose protein sequence is MLQDFFGKNLRGRSFKGQSLAGANFSYADIQGADFSKANLRGANFTSAKAGLRLYWIFVLLALSLAISSLSGFTSAIILNFNVYFWVSKKLSPVVIIPYGIIFISIVRGLLNNFFEPFAVTLNVYLSVAVILAITFFGAPAAAVDEPEAKLGGMALTTFVGMAFLIVVIFSQMGGFAERIIINTAGIRELQIIQEFDQGQWLGGVVGGIFGGIWGYFFSHAAIEGDKKFSWLWKMFVKFAAMGGTSFYHADLTDANFNKAIIKSSDFKNAILIHICWKASKYLELARFSKSYLQDAQVRQLLITGEGQGKIFDRMDLRGVNLKGANLVDASFIGADLSEANLQDADLSRAKLVQTQLDETDFTGATLTGAFIEDWGITTDTKFDGVKCEYVYMRLPTKDNPDPHRKPDNRQEVFADGEFGDFIKPIFDTLDLYHNQNVDPRAIAIAFKQLAENNPDAQLRVVGMEVRGEDKFLLRAKTAPTTDKSELSAKYFDTYNCIKVLPEREVKLLLAEKENQIRRLENMVLTALERPSFYSKVEQVGNMTNNSSGISQNMSGGTIHGGMQAAQGDQNQLAMETNVTASDQKQLTKEDVIRMLAQIQQMISSAELPPDTKEEATLYLGAAKKATEKEPPNKEAAQVNLKSMADTLETASKTVTSTKSLWENVKPILKELPGWFGVAKSFFGF, encoded by the coding sequence ATGCTCCAGGATTTCTTCGGTAAAAATCTGCGTGGGCGCTCCTTCAAAGGTCAAAGCCTTGCAGGTGCAAACTTTAGTTATGCAGATATCCAAGGAGCAGATTTTAGTAAAGCTAACTTGAGAGGGGCAAACTTCACTAGTGCAAAGGCAGGATTGAGATTGTATTGGATATTTGTCTTATTAGCACTGTCTTTGGCAATATCTAGTCTGTCAGGATTTACCTCTGCAATTATTCTCAATTTTAATGTCTACTTTTGGGTTTCAAAAAAGCTTTCTCCAGTTGTGATTATTCCATATGGAATTATTTTTATTAGTATAGTTCGTGGTTTATTAAATAACTTTTTTGAGCCTTTCGCGGTGACTTTAAATGTTTATCTGTCTGTAGCAGTTATTTTAGCGATCACTTTTTTTGGTGCTCCAGCCGCAGCGGTAGATGAACCGGAAGCAAAACTTGGAGGAATGGCTTTAACGACTTTTGTTGGTATGGCTTTTCTGATAGTAGTTATTTTTAGTCAAATGGGTGGATTCGCCGAAAGAATTATTATCAACACAGCAGGTATTAGAGAACTACAAATTATTCAGGAATTTGATCAGGGACAATGGCTTGGAGGAGTAGTTGGCGGAATTTTTGGTGGCATTTGGGGTTATTTTTTTAGTCATGCAGCAATAGAAGGAGATAAAAAATTTTCTTGGCTTTGGAAAATGTTTGTTAAGTTTGCTGCTATGGGAGGCACTAGTTTTTATCATGCCGATCTAACAGATGCCAACTTTAATAAAGCAATAATTAAAAGTTCTGATTTTAAAAATGCAATTCTGATCCATATATGCTGGAAAGCATCTAAATACTTAGAACTAGCTCGTTTCAGTAAAAGCTATCTTCAAGATGCACAAGTACGGCAATTACTAATTACAGGAGAAGGACAAGGAAAAATTTTTGACAGAATGGACTTACGAGGTGTCAATTTGAAAGGAGCCAACCTGGTTGATGCCAGCTTTATTGGTGCAGACTTAAGCGAAGCTAACTTGCAGGATGCAGACTTATCCAGAGCAAAGCTAGTGCAGACTCAACTAGACGAAACTGACTTTACAGGGGCTACTCTCACCGGAGCCTTCATAGAAGATTGGGGCATTACTACTGACACTAAATTTGATGGTGTAAAGTGCGAATACGTTTATATGCGCCTGCCCACGAAAGATAACCCAGATCCTCACCGCAAACCAGACAATCGACAGGAAGTTTTTGCAGACGGAGAGTTTGGGGATTTTATCAAACCAATATTTGACACCCTAGATTTGTACCACAACCAAAATGTCGATCCTCGTGCCATAGCGATCGCCTTCAAGCAACTTGCTGAAAATAATCCAGATGCACAGTTACGAGTTGTGGGAATGGAGGTGCGAGGAGAAGATAAGTTTCTGCTCCGTGCCAAAACAGCACCTACGACTGATAAATCGGAATTAAGTGCTAAATATTTTGATACTTATAATTGCATCAAAGTCTTACCAGAACGTGAAGTAAAGTTACTTTTAGCAGAAAAAGAAAACCAAATCCGTAGATTAGAAAATATGGTACTGACGGCGCTAGAGCGTCCTAGTTTTTATTCAAAAGTTGAGCAAGTAGGTAATATGACTAACAACAGTAGTGGAATCTCTCAAAATATGAGCGGTGGTACAATACACGGCGGGATGCAGGCAGCGCAGGGCGATCAAAACCAACTTGCAATGGAAACTAACGTAACTGCATCCGATCAAAAACAATTAACCAAAGAAGATGTAATTCGGATGCTAGCGCAGATTCAACAGATGATTAGCAGTGCAGAATTACCACCAGATACTAAAGAAGAAGCAACTCTATACTTAGGCGCTGCTAAAAAAGCAACTGAAAAAGAGCCACCGAACAAAGAGGCAGCACAAGTTAACCTCAAAAGTATGGCTGATACTTTAGAAACAGCTTCCAAGACAGTCACATCAACCAAAAGCCTTTGGGAAAATGTCAAACCAATTCTCAAAGAATTACCAGGGTGGTTTGGTGTTGCCAAAAGTTTCTTTGGATTTTAG
- a CDS encoding molybdopterin-dependent oxidoreductase: protein MQRPFSIEKALEEDTLLIYAINGDILPIDHGFPLRVLVPGWVGIAHIKWVGSIQVSQTPLFSTYNTKRYVLIGEDYPVSEDLKVQGVTGQILTTQKVKSAFELPWDREIKAGKQLIRGRSWSGEGKITKVEVSLDDGKTWRSVRLREPNIAKAWVRWDLEWNVRPGSYGLRARAIDSSGNTQPDKISWNDEGYNYWAVVTHRIKAV, encoded by the coding sequence ATTCAACGTCCTTTTTCGATTGAGAAGGCATTAGAAGAAGATACCTTGTTAATTTATGCCATAAATGGAGATATCCTGCCTATCGATCATGGGTTTCCCCTGCGAGTTTTGGTTCCGGGTTGGGTGGGTATTGCTCATATCAAATGGGTTGGCAGCATTCAAGTTTCACAAACACCTCTGTTTTCCACATACAACACTAAAAGGTATGTCTTAATTGGAGAAGATTATCCCGTTTCAGAAGATCTGAAAGTACAAGGAGTCACGGGGCAAATTTTAACCACGCAAAAAGTCAAAAGTGCCTTTGAATTACCTTGGGATAGAGAAATTAAGGCTGGAAAACAGCTTATTCGTGGGCGTTCTTGGTCAGGTGAAGGAAAAATTACTAAAGTAGAGGTTAGTTTAGATGATGGTAAAACTTGGCGGAGTGTCAGACTGCGAGAACCGAATATTGCCAAAGCATGGGTGCGATGGGATCTAGAGTGGAATGTGCGCCCAGGAAGCTATGGTTTGCGTGCTCGTGCAATCGATTCTAGTGGCAATACTCAACCGGATAAAATTTCTTGGAATGATGAAGGATATAACTATTGGGCTGTTGTCACTCATCGCATCAAAGCTGTGTGA
- a CDS encoding M90 family metallopeptidase, which produces MLRIIIFFLVIGLIITGILIYPLLNKQRRNRLKHRPFPPLWNAIIENNLPIYLRLSAAERRQLHGHIQVFLAEKQFIGCKGLQVTEEMKVTVAAVACLLLFNERGEYFSKLRSILIYPSTYVVKETVASGDYVVEERRVARLGESWSRDQVVLSWEQVQQDISNWSDGHNVVLHEFAHQLDQEDGKAEGVPILQRKSDYPLWAQVMTEEYQLLCNDVQRGVKTVMDSYGATNPAEFFAVATETFFEKPQQLLNLHPALYTLLQRYYQVDPVQWV; this is translated from the coding sequence ATGCTTAGAATAATTATTTTTTTTCTGGTTATTGGGCTAATTATCACAGGAATTTTAATTTATCCTCTCTTAAATAAACAGCGACGCAACCGTCTTAAACATCGCCCTTTCCCGCCACTGTGGAATGCCATTATTGAGAATAATCTTCCTATTTACCTCCGTCTTTCTGCTGCTGAACGCAGACAGTTGCATGGACATATTCAAGTTTTCTTAGCAGAAAAACAATTCATTGGCTGTAAAGGATTGCAGGTAACAGAAGAAATGAAAGTGACTGTTGCTGCTGTTGCTTGTTTGCTTCTTTTCAATGAACGGGGAGAATATTTTTCTAAACTTCGTTCGATTTTAATTTATCCCAGCACTTATGTGGTTAAGGAAACTGTTGCGAGCGGAGATTATGTTGTCGAAGAAAGGCGCGTGGCAAGATTGGGGGAATCGTGGAGTCGAGATCAAGTAGTGCTGTCTTGGGAACAGGTGCAACAAGACATCAGTAACTGGAGCGATGGGCATAACGTTGTGCTGCATGAATTTGCCCATCAGTTGGATCAAGAGGATGGTAAAGCTGAGGGTGTTCCGATTTTGCAAAGAAAATCAGACTATCCCCTTTGGGCGCAGGTGATGACAGAAGAATATCAGCTACTTTGTAATGATGTTCAACGAGGCGTAAAAACTGTGATGGATAGCTATGGTGCGACTAATCCCGCAGAATTTTTTGCCGTAGCGACGGAGACATTTTTTGAGAAACCACAGCAATTACTAAATCTGCATCCGGCACTATATACGTTACTGCAACGCTACTATCAAGTAGATCCTGTACAATGGGTTTAA